TCGATCGCGAAGAGGTGGATTTGGGGGAAAGGGGCCGTTCTCCGTCTCCGCCGTCGGCGCCGTCGGTCACGAACCCTCCCGGTGCAGCCGTTTGACCATGTGCAGCTCGTTCTTGCGCCCGGGGCCGATCTCGTAGCGCACCTCGTCCATCAGCGAGCGCATCAAGCGCATGCCCAGGCCGCCGGTCTTGCGCTGTTCCACCAGGCTCTCCAGATCTTCTTGGGCGACCTGCTTGGGATCGAAGCCGGTGCCTTCGTCCACCACGGCGATGCGCACGGAGTCGTTGTCGAAGGTGGCCCGCACCGTCACTTCCTGGCGCTGGTCGTAGCCGTAAGCGTGCTCGATGACGTTGCTGCAGGCCTCGTCCACCGCCAGCTCCAGCTGACGCCGCTCCGAATCCCCGAGCCCCGCTTGTTCCGCCACACGATTGACGAATTCACGAATCATCACGAGATTGCGGGTAGAGGAGGGCACTTGCAGACTGAATTTCTGTTCCAGGATCGCCATGCCGGGCCTCAACTCTCGGAGTGGGCGGCGAAACGGGACAGGCCTTGGGCCCGATCGTCCAGCAGCTCGAAAAGGTGATGGAAGCCGAGGAGCTCGAAGACCTCGTGGACCTTCGGCTCGGCGCCGCAGATTTTGATGTCTCCGCCTTGCTCCCGCACTTCCTCGACGAAGCCCATGAACACGCCGAGGCCGGCGGAAGAGATGTAGGTCAGCTTCGAGACATCCACCAGCAATTGGAGCCGCCCGGCGTTCACCTCTTCCTGCACCGCCGCCTCGAAGTTCGGGGCGGTGTGGGCGTCGAGGAAGCCCTCCAGGGCGAGGACGACGACATTGCCCTCGGGGGAGCGTTGGATGGAGAAGGGCTCGGGCATGGTGGTCCTCCGGACGGTTGGTGAAATGACGGAGCGTCGGAAGTATATCCGCGGGACGGCTCTCCTACGCCACGACCCCGCCTCGGGAGATACAATGGGGCCGCTGCCACCGAGCTCACCCATGCCCAGAATCTCTCCCCGGTCCATCCGATCCGCCCTACTGCTGTCGGCACCGCTGGCCTTGGTGCTCGCCGCCTGGTGGCTGCCGGCGGTGGACCCCAACGCCGGCTCGGTGGTCTCCGAGGGGCGCCAGGGCATGATCGCCCGGGCGCGGCTGGCGCTCGCCTACGAGGGCCTCGACGTCTCCGATTGGCGGCCCCTGGTGCGGGTGCGCCAGCATCAGGCTCTGGCGCGCTACTACCGCTGGCAAGAAGAGGAGGGGACGGCGGCGGTGGAGACCGCGCGGCGGCTGATCTCGCCGGTGGTGGTGCAGGTGATCTTCAAGGATGCCGAGTCCGGCCGCGAGGCGGCGGCGGAGCTGGATCCCGCCGGCCGGCCGCTAGGCTTCGAGCTCGACCGCAAGGTGCCCCGGCGGAGCTACGGTAAACCGCCGGAGGCGTTAGCTCGGGAGCATCTCGTCGAGCGCTTCGGCGCTGGTGGAGACGCCCTGTGGAACCTGCAGGAAGACGTCGCGGTGCCGAATTCGGTGCGGCCGCTGCTGTCGGCGGGGCTGGATCTCTCGGCTCGGGCCCAAGAGGCCACCAGCGGTACCGGAACCACCTTTTACTGGCAGCGCAGCGTCGAGGGGCTACCCCACCTGGCGGTGGTGATCTTCCAGCGGGTCGACGGAGGGCGGGTGTTGGAGGAGCGCCGGTGGGCTCGCCTGGATTCGCAGCTCGATGATCGCCGCTTCGGCTCCGGCCGGCTGCCGGAACCGTTCATCGCCCTC
The genomic region above belongs to Acidobacteriota bacterium and contains:
- a CDS encoding ATP-binding protein, producing the protein MAILEQKFSLQVPSSTRNLVMIREFVNRVAEQAGLGDSERRQLELAVDEACSNVIEHAYGYDQRQEVTVRATFDNDSVRIAVVDEGTGFDPKQVAQEDLESLVEQRKTGGLGMRLMRSLMDEVRYEIGPGRKNELHMVKRLHREGS
- a CDS encoding STAS domain-containing protein, translating into MPEPFSIQRSPEGNVVVLALEGFLDAHTAPNFEAAVQEEVNAGRLQLLVDVSKLTYISSAGLGVFMGFVEEVREQGGDIKICGAEPKVHEVFELLGFHHLFELLDDRAQGLSRFAAHSES